From the genome of Spirosomataceae bacterium TFI 002, one region includes:
- a CDS encoding L-alanine-DL-glutamate epimerase, with the protein MKINLHAITLENKGAFKIAHGSRTHTDTLIVGLEKDGITGWGEAAHVPYYGIDVERSVREIQSFAKDSFLDQNPSHEAFNDFLVEKLKGNHFAICAMDMAYWDLRAKQAEKTLSDYILSSGLLKQPAGRIPFSSFTIGIGTADEMAKKAKATDFPIIKVKLGTAEDDKLIRAIRKATNATLRIDANTGWRTSEAIYLSEVMNENGVEFIEQPFARDAYEEMSQLRQSVKAIFIADESCKFEADLEKCIGAFDGINIKLSKCGGITPTLRMIDKARNVDMKLMLGCMTESSIGISALSHLLPFVDYADLDGALLIKNDPAVGVKIVKGEAIFRGGFGHGGGLK; encoded by the coding sequence ATGAAAATTAACCTTCACGCAATCACATTAGAAAACAAAGGAGCATTCAAAATAGCTCACGGTTCTAGAACCCATACAGATACACTAATAGTTGGCCTAGAAAAAGACGGAATTACAGGTTGGGGAGAAGCTGCCCATGTACCCTACTACGGCATCGATGTTGAAAGGTCAGTGAGAGAAATACAATCCTTTGCCAAAGATTCATTTCTAGATCAAAACCCAAGCCATGAGGCTTTCAATGATTTTTTAGTAGAAAAGCTAAAGGGAAATCACTTCGCCATTTGTGCAATGGACATGGCTTATTGGGACCTTAGGGCCAAACAAGCAGAAAAGACACTGAGCGATTATATTCTTTCTAGTGGTTTACTCAAGCAGCCAGCGGGAAGAATACCTTTCTCCAGCTTTACTATTGGAATAGGAACTGCCGACGAAATGGCTAAAAAAGCTAAAGCCACTGACTTTCCCATTATCAAAGTAAAACTTGGTACTGCCGAGGACGATAAACTCATAAGAGCAATCAGAAAAGCAACGAATGCCACCCTACGCATTGATGCAAATACTGGCTGGCGAACTTCTGAAGCAATTTACTTGAGCGAAGTAATGAATGAAAACGGAGTTGAGTTTATAGAGCAGCCTTTTGCAAGAGATGCGTATGAAGAAATGTCCCAATTAAGACAAAGTGTCAAAGCTATTTTCATAGCCGACGAAAGTTGCAAGTTCGAAGCTGACCTAGAGAAATGCATAGGTGCTTTTGATGGAATTAATATCAAGCTCAGCAAATGTGGGGGAATCACTCCAACCCTAAGAATGATCGACAAAGCAAGAAACGTAGACATGAAACTAATGCTAGGCTGCATGACCGAAAGCAGCATTGGCATTTCTGCACTTTCGCATTTGCTGCCTTTTGTGGATTATGCCGATCTCGATGGGGCTCTTTTAATCAAAAATGACCCTGCAGTTGGGGTTAAGATTGTAAAAGGTGAAGCTATTTTTAG
- a CDS encoding lipoyl(octanoyl) transferase, protein MNRKETVLKNKKVKYINLGLIDYQKAWDYQEELFAGIVKQKIANRELEEPLPTANYVLACQHPHVYTLGKSGKQEHLLLSETELSKNNASFYKINRGGDITYHGPGQCVIYPLLDLDNFFTDIHKYMRLLEEGVIATLEDYGIKAGRIDGLTGVWIDDGNPRKICAMGVKSSRWITMHGLALNVNTDLGYFEHIVPCGISDKAVTSMQQELRRELNMEEVTNNLINHLERLFEMELEQ, encoded by the coding sequence ATGAATCGCAAAGAAACTGTCTTGAAGAACAAAAAAGTAAAATACATCAACCTTGGACTCATCGACTATCAAAAAGCGTGGGATTATCAAGAAGAGTTGTTCGCTGGTATTGTAAAACAAAAGATTGCAAATAGAGAATTGGAAGAGCCTTTACCAACCGCCAATTACGTCTTGGCATGTCAGCATCCTCATGTGTATACCCTTGGTAAAAGCGGCAAACAAGAGCACTTATTATTGAGCGAAACAGAACTCAGCAAGAATAATGCATCTTTTTATAAAATCAATCGTGGTGGTGACATTACCTATCACGGACCTGGTCAATGCGTCATTTATCCATTGCTAGATCTTGATAACTTTTTTACTGACATTCATAAGTACATGCGATTATTGGAAGAAGGCGTAATTGCGACTCTTGAAGATTATGGTATAAAAGCAGGCAGAATAGATGGACTCACGGGTGTATGGATCGACGATGGAAATCCACGAAAAATATGTGCCATGGGTGTAAAGTCTAGTCGATGGATCACCATGCACGGACTAGCTCTCAATGTCAATACAGACTTAGGGTACTTTGAGCACATTGTACCTTGCGGAATTTCTGACAAAGCGGTAACATCTATGCAACAAGAGCTAAGGAGAGAACTAAACATGGAAGAAGTAACAAACAACCTAATAAATCATTTAGAGCGGTTATTTGAAATGGAATTAGAACAATGA
- a CDS encoding putative endonuclease — protein MSEKRKKGYKGEDIAEKYLIKKGYKLLHRNYQASYSEIDLIMMDRDWLVFVEVKLRSDSEHGHPEESLTKSKMSYLRRGAEIYLDKTDYDGKLRFDLVAITLKPTFEIMHFEDAFY, from the coding sequence ATGTCCGAAAAGCGTAAAAAGGGCTACAAAGGTGAAGACATAGCAGAAAAGTACTTAATCAAAAAAGGGTACAAATTATTGCATCGTAACTACCAGGCTAGTTATTCTGAGATTGACCTCATCATGATGGATAGAGATTGGTTGGTTTTTGTGGAGGTGAAACTTCGAAGCGATTCTGAACATGGTCACCCGGAAGAAAGCTTGACGAAAAGTAAAATGAGCTATTTACGTCGTGGTGCTGAAATTTATTTAGACAAAACGGATTACGATGGAAAGCTCCGCTTTGATTTAGTAGCGATCACCTTGAAGCCGACTTTTGAAATTATGCATTTTGAAGATGCATTTTATTGA